The genomic segment ATCTGTATCCCCGGGGAATTCGGGGTCCGGCTCGAAGATCATTTTTACATGACCGAGGACGGGCCGCGCTGGTTCACAACCCCCAGCCCCAGCATTGATGACCCCTTCGGGCTTGGGCAATAGGCTTTTTCCAGAACAACACCCCCGTCATCTACCATGTTTTTTATTGGCGGGACGTTTTATTTATGGGCTGGATTGCCGCCTTCTCGGCAAAGACGTAGGAAGGGGCGGCAAAGACGTAGGAAGGGGAGGCAAGGACGGTGACGAAGGGGAGACAATAAAGACGCTCCCTACTCTCCTTCCGCCTCGCGGATCTGTTCATGATGGCGGATGACTTCCCGGATGATAAAATTGAGGAATTTTTCGGAGAAATCAGGATCCAGATGCGCCTCTTCCGCAAGCCGGCGCAACCGTTCGATCTGGCGCTTTTCACGTTCCTTATCGGCGGGCGGCAGATTATATTTCGCTTTGTATTCCCCGACTTTTTTGGTGATCTTGAAACGTTCCGCCAACATATAAACCAGGGCGGCATCAATATTGTCGATACTTTGCCGATAAGCCGTCAGCTGGGCTTTAAGCTGTTGCTGGTCCGGCATGTCCCTGTCATTCATATGGCGTCTCCTCTGCTGTGGGTGGTGGCAAACTGTTGTTCTGTTGAAGCAAAATTTACCCCTTCGCGCAAGTTTTTTGACGCGGCCACCTCTGACCCCTAGTGTGAATTGTGCATAGGTTAGCCCAATTCACTCTAGCCGGCCTGCTGCGCCGCCCGTTTGCCGCCCAGCCGGGCCCGCAATTTTTCCTTATCTTCCGGTTCCAAGCCAATCAGAATAAGGCTTGCGCCATACAGAAAAATCAAAAGAGGAATACCCAGGAAAACGCCCCACCCATGTATCAAATCCAGCGGAATGAAATTCAGGGCCTGATAAAAAATGCCGCTGCAGATCAGCGCCGCAAACGGCACTTTGAACAGTTTGGCGCTGAACATCCGAATTCCGAACAGGCGACGGATGAGATAAAGCCGAATGGCATTCATGGTCATATAGGTCAACATCAACGCCAGCGCCACACCGCTTGCATCCATGCCAAATAATTGCGTGAAAATCCAGGCCATAAGCACATAAAGCGGGATCATCATCAGGGAAATCGCCGGATTATACAGTGGGTTACGATAAATCAGCGGCAGATCCGATGTGCCAAACCCGCCATTAATGGTCTCCCCGATCATCAGCATCAGGAGAATGGTTCCCCCCATGGCCAGAATGCCCGTTTGCGTATCGCCATTGGCCACGGCGGCAATCACCGCCTCGCCATAAAAACCGGACCAGACCACTATCAGACACTGCACCATCAAAATCCAGCGCGACACCATAACCATATGCCGCTCGACCCGGGGATAATCCCGGCGCACCAGGCTGCTGGACATCACCGGCGCAAGGATCGGATAAAAGCTCTGATAGATTTTTTCCACGCTGGTGGCAAATTGCTGGGCGATGGTATAGACACCAAGCACCGCTTCGGAAAAAAAGAATTTTACGGTGAAAATATCCATTCGCATGAAAATCAGCAGGGCCATGTCATGAAAGGCGGTCGGGGCGGAAAAATTGGCGATTTTCAGGATCAGGCGGGGACAGGGGCGGGCAGAAAGGAAACTTTTCAGAGAATACAGATTAAACAACCCCCACAAAGCCACCGCCAGCGCCGAGAATAGCGCCACGGCATAAGCCATGAGCAATCCGTATTCATGATAGCCCAGCGCATAAAACAGCAACATGCTGCCCAAAAGGACATAAGGCTCCACAATGCTGCGGGACCAGACCTCATAACGCATCTTGCGGGTCGCCCGGGTCCCCGACAGCAGAACATCAACCGATGTGATCACCAACAAAATGGGCGCCAGGGTCTTGAGACCGGTTACCATTTGCGGATAATCAAAAATCTCTGCCAGAAAATCCGCCGAAAAAATCAGCAGCGCCGTCAGAATTCCCCCCACAGTCAACGACCAGCACAGGGCCGTAAGGATGACCTGCTCCGGACAATACAGCTTGGCATAGGCCCGGTCATGAATAAATTTAAATAAGGAGCGCTTCAGTCCGAACGTGGCGAACGCCGCGGCGATTTCAATGGTGGTAATGGTATAATTGTAACGGCCATAAAGTTCATTGCCGAACAGGGCCACAGCCAGAAACAGAAATGGCAGACGCGACCCCAGCCGGACCAGGAACCCGGCAAAATTGGCCCCGGCGCCACGGGCAATATCCTTTTTGTCCTTTTCCTCGCCGGGCTCTTTCCCTGCCTCCCCGCCCATCGCTGCGGACAAGGCCTGTTCGTGATTATCACTCGGGGTCATGATTTATCCTTATCCCCTTATCTTTATCTTTTTTTTCTGACCCTTTTCTTTTTTTCCACGGTCGGGGAAAGGATATCGACAAACTCGCTCAGCGCCTTGCCGGTTACCTTTTTCGTTCCCACCCCGGTTTTGTATACCAGATCATATTCGGCAATGTAACGATATCTGTTCAGCGAGGGATATGCTTTTGCCAGCATGCGTTCCAGGCTGCCCATATGGTCGTTCAGCCGGAAATGTTCTAATTTTTTGGTCAGAGTCAGGGTCCCTTCCAGCATACTATCGCCATTCCTGGCGGACAGGTGAAGTTTCACGGGATATTGACCAAGTTCTTTATCTTCCCCATAAACCAGGGGCGTCACCCTGATGTCCCTGAACCCGTCAATGATATCCTGGGCCCCGCGCAAATACAGCATATTTTCCTGCGCGCCTTTCGGCAAGGTAATGGAAGACAGGATCAATTCCGGGCCGGCCCCATTGTCCAGAGAAAACACCCGGAGCCAAGTATCCATTAGCTTATCCAGGTTGTCATTCACCAAGACGCGCATGCCAAACCCTGCCCCCTGCCCCAGGGAAATCCACGGGCCATGTTCTTCGCCGCCCACTTCCGGTCCGATCCGGAAACGCCCCGTCGCCGTAAAGTAAGGAGCATAGGCCATCATCTGAATCTTGTCAGCTTTAAGATTTTTGCTGTTCTCCGGCAGCAAAGGCAAGGCCACAGGAAGATGGGACGTCAGGTCAAGCTCGACTTCCGCCGTCGTATTATGCAGTTTCAGCTGATAATCGGGATAGGCGCCGCGAATATAATGATCAACTTCGTCGCCGAAACGGATGTCGAATTTGTCTTCCGCATAGACCCAGTCCCCAAATGCCCGGCCGTTCTTAATAATATACGTGGCCCCATCCGGACGCACCAACGTTGCCAGCACGATTCCCCGGTGTTTGTTAAACGGCAGGTTGAGCACGGAAAACTGGGTCGTCAGCAGTGTGCCGTCCTCAAAAACAAAATACTGATCCCAGTATTCCTTGTATTCCTGGGCATCTCGCAATTCCGGTTTATGCCGGTCGGGGTGACGCGACTGTGTGTTCAGCCCATCGGCGAAACCGGACTGAACAGAGAGGGACGAGGCAAAAAACAGAAACAATAAGGCCACCGCCTGCCGCTTCAGAATACATATCTTCATTCAGGAATTACTCCGCAAGTGCGTCTCTCAGCCGGCTTGTATAGAGTGTATTATATCTTTTCTGTTTCTGGACAAGCGCGAAAAGCACAAGGTTCAAGACCGCAATTTCAAACCAGAAATACCATAAAGGTTCTTTGAAAATACAGGCAATAAATATGGCAAAAGTGCGGTAGTTGGCGCACATCACAGACCATACTTTCACCGACCGGGCAAACGTTTCCCGATACAGCCGGCGCATTTCGGCATGTCGGTCGGGATGTTTGAGAAAAATTTCATGAATATGCCGCCGCTGTTCACAGGTCACCCCGGAAAAGGCATATTGCATTTTTACATACCCGCAATTGAGCCAGAAGGAGAGTCCCTGCACCCCCCCATTAGTGGGTTTTTTCAGGTCGTGAGGGTCCGGCAGGCGCGCAGAAGCCTTGCCATGCCCCCAATAATCATATTCCTGACGCTGAACTTCATAAGCGCCCGATTGAATGGCGTGGGATGCGCCGGCGCCCAGCACCACGATCCAGACCCAAAGACCCAGTTCCGCGGACAAGGCCAAAGCCAGCCCCACATAAACGGAAATGAACACGACATAATCACAAATCCCGTCGATCACCTTGCCGAATTCCGACTGGGTCTGTGTCAGTCGCGCCAGCTGCCCGTCCGCACCGTCCATGATATGCCAGATCAACATGAACGCAAAACCGGCCAGGGCAAAAGCGGTGTTCTGATATTGTGAATAGGCCACCCCTGCCAGAACCCCCGAAAACATACCACTAAGAGAGACCGCATTCGGGCTGACCCGCAAACTGGCCAGCCGGGGAACCAGCCAACTGCTGATGGGGTGAATGAGATAAAGATTCGTAAACTCCTCTATCTCACTGGTGCGTTTTACTGTTTCTGACATGATACCTGATTATATTATTAGAAAATCTTGGTTTTTTGGAAGGTTTTGACAAACTCCTCGCTGGTCGCCTCCATCAGATTTTTCGCATGGTATATGATTCTGATCTGATGAACAAAGAAAGTAATGATGCCGTAAGCACAAATAAAAATGAACCCGGCATACCAGGCCCCGAACAGGCCAAAGGGGATGAGCGCCCACATCTGGGTATTGCGTCGCCCGCCAATTAGACGAAACTTACGATCAAACGCCCCAGCATCACAGATCTGCCGATCTGACATGCGGCGGAAAAATTCGGCCTGAATTTCATCGGCCAGATGGAACAGCACCAAAGCCCCGGCAAAAACCCACGGCGCAAAGCCGTAAAGCGTGGACAAATAGCCGCCAATAGCAAAATACCAGCCATACTCCACAACCTTGTCCACCACATGTTCGATTTCCCCGATCTTGGTCTGCATCAACTTGGTACGGGCCAGTTTACCGTCAACCCCGTCCAGAACCCCGACGACCAGAGCCCCGGCCAGGGCAATCCCCATCTGCCCCGTGGCAAACAGATACATGATATAAAATCCCAGAATACCGGTCGCCACCGTAACCTGGTTTGGGGTGATAGGCAGATTGCAGATGTTTTTGACAATCCAGTTTTCTATGGGGCGATGAATAAACCAGGCCGGCCAGTCCAGGGTTCCTTTCTGGGCATTTTGCAACAACGCCTCAGTACCTTTTTCCCCGTCACGTTTGTTTAAAATCGGCAACCAGAGAATTTCCACATCCCGACGGCGGTTGGCGAGATACAGCGGGAGGCTGGAAATATTGAAAATTTCGCAGTCATTGGACACAGCGATATGCTCCAACGCGTCTTTCAGCGTTTCCAGACTGTTCAGTTTGTCCGCATGGGTCTGCATGGTCTGGCCTGAAATCAGCGCCACCGAAGCAAAAATTGTCTCTTCACCCCGCAAGGACAACGGAATACCGTAACTGGCTTTTTCTTCGGGCATATAGTTCCGGTCCATTACCGCAATCACAGACCCCGACTCATGACCGGCCACAGCTCCTAAAATCCGATCGTCCACCAGCACCCCTTCTTCCAGCAGAAGCCATCTGTCCAGCTCATGATTGCTTTCCAGCAGTTTGACCGGGGCTTCCTTGGTACGATGGATAAAAACCTTTTCAGGTTTGTTACGATAAGACAGAACGGCCTTTTCGAACTCGCTCACAAACCAGTCGGTAATCAAATGCACTTCCTCAACGCCATATCGCTTGAGAAGCTTAAGCTGGCGTTCCAACAGCGTAATCCCTCCAACGGGGATCAGGTTGCGCGCGAGTGTGCTCTCTGTTTCGGATTCCTGCCCTGTAATCAGGATTGCCTTATTCGCCATATTTTCCTCGCCTGTTTGCCCCAATCATGCCTGTTATGTTGCAAAAAATTATGTTGCAAAAAATTTCCAACATTATGGCCGCATATATGGGGCTAAAATGGGACAAGAAAAGGGGTGCTGGCAAGAATTTATTTCACATTTTTGAGAGAAAACGGGCTTTTTCCTGAATAAGTCGCCATGAGTCGTCGATATGACGCTGTTCCGTATAGGGGGACCCCGACACAAAACGCAGAACATACCGCCCCTGAACCCGGGTCTGTGTCAGATACAACTGCCCGCTGTCATTAATATCTTCCAGCAGTTGGGCATTCAAACGATCCAGCGCCTCGTCGGTCAGACCGCCCGGATTATACCGGAAACACAACAGCGCCAAAGGATGCGGCGCGACAATTTCAAAATCCTTTTCCTGTTTCATCTTCTGGGCCAGCTGCTGACAAAAGTCTATATGCCGGCGAATATGTGCCTGAAGCCCCTCGACCCCATAGGCACGCAGCACAAACCACAGTTTCAGTGCCCGAAACCGCCGCCCCAGCGGCACCCCCCAGTCGCGATAATTAATCACTTGGTCCCCTTCACGGGTCTTGAGATATTCTGGCAGGATTTCGAAAGTACGGACCAGAGTCTCCCGATCCCGCACATAAAAGGCGGAACAGTCAAACTGGGTCAGAAGCCATTTATGAGGATTGAAAACAAAACTGTCTACAAATTCGATGCCATCAATCATCCAGCGATATTCCGGCAGCACCAGAGCGCTTCCCGCCCAGGCGGCATCCACATGCAACCAAATCCCGTATTTGTGGCAGATTTCGCCGATGGGCCGCAAGGGATCAATGGCGGAAACGGACGTGCTGCCCAATGTCGCCACCACGCAGGTGGGCAGGCAGCCGGCGTTCAGATCGCTTTCAATGGCATGTTCCAGTTCCTCAGGGATCATGGCAAATGTTTCATCCACCGAAATCTTGCGCAGATTTCCGCTGCCAAGCCCCGCGATGCGAATGCCTTTATCCGTCGAACTGTGCACCTCTGCCGAGGCATAACAGGTATGCTGCCCGGTCACACTGAGCCCCGTATGATTGGTGGTGAAATTGTGCAAGCGTTCGCGGGCACATAAAAACGCGGAAAGCATGGCCGACGATGCAGTGTCCTGAATGCTGCCGTGAAACCCATCGGGCAGTCCGGTGATTTGTCTGAGCCAGTCCAGCATACGGGTTTCAAGTTCGGTGGCCGCCGGCGACGTCTGCCAGCTCATACATTGCGCTGCAAGCGTCGCGGTCAACATTTCCGCCAGCACAGACGGCGGGCTGGCATTGGCCGGGAAATAAGCCATAAATCCGGGATGTTGCCAATGTGTCATCCCCGGCAGAATGATGTCCTGGAAGTCCCTGAAAATATCTTCCATCGCTTCCCCCGTTTCAGGGGCGGCCGACGGCAGTTTGGCGGCAATTTCTCCCGGTTTCACCGGCGCCTTGACCGGATATGCTTCAATATTTTCCAGATAATCAGCCATCCAGTCGACAAATTTGTGAGCCTGGGCACGAAAATCTTTTCTGAAATCCTTGAAGGCCATGACCTTCCCCTATCGTATGCCTGCGTACAAAATATAGAGGCGTATAAAATATTATAAACTATTATAAACTATGTAGAACAGTCTGCGCTGACGCGGCAGGCAGCCCCTTTTCAGATTAACGCAACAACCCTGCTTTTTTTAGGCCCACCAGATATTTTTGCAGATCTTCTTCCCGGCGAAACCATTTCCGGCATTCCAGCTCGGCCTTGTCAGGAAACTCCGGATACAACCGCAAGACATTATCGGCGGCACGTTCACTTTCCTGGGGTTTGTCCAGCATGGCGTAATTGATCGCTTGCAGGGCATGCGGCCAGAACCAGTCAGGCATATCCACCACCCGCACGTGATCCATGGCCTCTTCATATTCGCCCTGTACAAAATGGTTATGAAACAGGGCGAAGCGGCACCAACCGGGATGTTGGGGATTAAGCGCCATCGCCTTTTGCACCAGCGACAGCCCTTTTTCCATTTCCCCACATAGACACAGATAAACCCCGCTGTCCGCCAGCAGTGCAGGACTATTGGGGGCAATGCTGAGCCCCATACGGACATTATTTTCAAACTTGTCCAGCTCCCACGCATGATAATGGATAATGGTCAGCGCATACCAAGCGATGCTGTAGGTGGAACTCATGCCGATGGCTTTTTCCGCATACTGGCGGGCCCGTTCCAGCGGGTCGCCCTTGTCATGCTGCACGTTGAAACTGAAACGGTATTCATCCAGGGCCATATAGGCCATGCCTGCCCAAGCATCGGGATAGTTAGGATCTATTTCAATCGCTTTTTCCAGGCTCTGGCGGGCTTTCAGGTGAGTTTCAGGACTCAGTTCAAACAGATAATCATGCAGCAGCAACATGCTTTCATAAGCTTCCAGATATTCGGTGCTGCTGCGTTTCATGGCCACGGCGCTGGTGCGCATAATGGCGCCGTAGGTATCCCCTATGGTGGCGGCCACCTGGGTAGCGATTTCATCCTGAACAGAAATCAGGTTATCCGGGGTCAGCTGGCGGTCATAGCTGTTGGCCCAAACCACCGCATCATTGGTGGCATCCAATAGCTGGGCTGTTACCCGCACGGTGCTGCCGGCGCGGCGAATACTGCCTTCCAGCACATAATGAACTTCCAGTTCTTCACATAATTTGCGGATGTCCACCGGCTGGCCTTTGTAACGCAATGTGGATTTTCGGGATACTACATAAAGGGTCGGGCTTAACGACAGCTGGGTGATGATTTCTTCGGAAATGCCATCACAAAACAGATCCGTTTCCTGATCCCCACTGAGATTGTCAAACGGTAAAACCGCAATGGCCGGCCCCGTAGGTGGTGCAGCAGCGGCAGAAATCAGCGGATCGCGTGCCGGACTGACACCCGCCGGAGCGCGTTTTTCGATTTCCGGGATATAGGTTCCTTTGGGCAGGGAAATGTGGATGGGATCATGCGTGCCCTCTTCCAAATAATAATGCTCCAAAAGCCGGCGCAGGCGGCCCGCCTCCACCCGCACGATGGCGTCGGTTTGCGGATCGAAATCCTCATCCTTGTCAAATACTTCGATCCCCAGCGTATACCCCTTGAGAAGCTCCGCGCGCCCCTTAAGCGTTTCCTCCACCACATAGGTAAGAAAACGTTTCGGTCGGTTTTTGTTTTCAAAGAGCCGGCTGTTCAGGATACGGTCCAACTGGTCCTTGACCTGCTCAGGCGACAATGGGGAAGCCGCTGACATACTTATTTTAATCCCTGCCTTCCGGGTCGTGGATGATCCCCCAAGA from the Luteithermobacter gelatinilyticus genome contains:
- a CDS encoding CDP-alcohol phosphatidyltransferase family protein, which produces MSETVKRTSEIEEFTNLYLIHPISSWLVPRLASLRVSPNAVSLSGMFSGVLAGVAYSQYQNTAFALAGFAFMLIWHIMDGADGQLARLTQTQSEFGKVIDGICDYVVFISVYVGLALALSAELGLWVWIVVLGAGASHAIQSGAYEVQRQEYDYWGHGKASARLPDPHDLKKPTNGGVQGLSFWLNCGYVKMQYAFSGVTCEQRRHIHEIFLKHPDRHAEMRRLYRETFARSVKVWSVMCANYRTFAIFIACIFKEPLWYFWFEIAVLNLVLFALVQKQKRYNTLYTSRLRDALAE
- a CDS encoding CDP-alcohol phosphatidyltransferase family protein, encoding MANKAILITGQESETESTLARNLIPVGGITLLERQLKLLKRYGVEEVHLITDWFVSEFEKAVLSYRNKPEKVFIHRTKEAPVKLLESNHELDRWLLLEEGVLVDDRILGAVAGHESGSVIAVMDRNYMPEEKASYGIPLSLRGEETIFASVALISGQTMQTHADKLNSLETLKDALEHIAVSNDCEIFNISSLPLYLANRRRDVEILWLPILNKRDGEKGTEALLQNAQKGTLDWPAWFIHRPIENWIVKNICNLPITPNQVTVATGILGFYIMYLFATGQMGIALAGALVVGVLDGVDGKLARTKLMQTKIGEIEHVVDKVVEYGWYFAIGGYLSTLYGFAPWVFAGALVLFHLADEIQAEFFRRMSDRQICDAGAFDRKFRLIGGRRNTQMWALIPFGLFGAWYAGFIFICAYGIITFFVHQIRIIYHAKNLMEATSEEFVKTFQKTKIF
- a CDS encoding oligosaccharide flippase family protein, with product MTPSDNHEQALSAAMGGEAGKEPGEEKDKKDIARGAGANFAGFLVRLGSRLPFLFLAVALFGNELYGRYNYTITTIEIAAAFATFGLKRSLFKFIHDRAYAKLYCPEQVILTALCWSLTVGGILTALLIFSADFLAEIFDYPQMVTGLKTLAPILLVITSVDVLLSGTRATRKMRYEVWSRSIVEPYVLLGSMLLFYALGYHEYGLLMAYAVALFSALAVALWGLFNLYSLKSFLSARPCPRLILKIANFSAPTAFHDMALLIFMRMDIFTVKFFFSEAVLGVYTIAQQFATSVEKIYQSFYPILAPVMSSSLVRRDYPRVERHMVMVSRWILMVQCLIVVWSGFYGEAVIAAVANGDTQTGILAMGGTILLMLMIGETINGGFGTSDLPLIYRNPLYNPAISLMMIPLYVLMAWIFTQLFGMDASGVALALMLTYMTMNAIRLYLIRRLFGIRMFSAKLFKVPFAALICSGIFYQALNFIPLDLIHGWGVFLGIPLLIFLYGASLILIGLEPEDKEKLRARLGGKRAAQQAG
- a CDS encoding tetratricopeptide repeat protein, with protein sequence MSAASPLSPEQVKDQLDRILNSRLFENKNRPKRFLTYVVEETLKGRAELLKGYTLGIEVFDKDEDFDPQTDAIVRVEAGRLRRLLEHYYLEEGTHDPIHISLPKGTYIPEIEKRAPAGVSPARDPLISAAAAPPTGPAIAVLPFDNLSGDQETDLFCDGISEEIITQLSLSPTLYVVSRKSTLRYKGQPVDIRKLCEELEVHYVLEGSIRRAGSTVRVTAQLLDATNDAVVWANSYDRQLTPDNLISVQDEIATQVAATIGDTYGAIMRTSAVAMKRSSTEYLEAYESMLLLHDYLFELSPETHLKARQSLEKAIEIDPNYPDAWAGMAYMALDEYRFSFNVQHDKGDPLERARQYAEKAIGMSSTYSIAWYALTIIHYHAWELDKFENNVRMGLSIAPNSPALLADSGVYLCLCGEMEKGLSLVQKAMALNPQHPGWCRFALFHNHFVQGEYEEAMDHVRVVDMPDWFWPHALQAINYAMLDKPQESERAADNVLRLYPEFPDKAELECRKWFRREEDLQKYLVGLKKAGLLR
- a CDS encoding pyridoxal phosphate-dependent decarboxylase family protein, yielding MAFKDFRKDFRAQAHKFVDWMADYLENIEAYPVKAPVKPGEIAAKLPSAAPETGEAMEDIFRDFQDIILPGMTHWQHPGFMAYFPANASPPSVLAEMLTATLAAQCMSWQTSPAATELETRMLDWLRQITGLPDGFHGSIQDTASSAMLSAFLCARERLHNFTTNHTGLSVTGQHTCYASAEVHSSTDKGIRIAGLGSGNLRKISVDETFAMIPEELEHAIESDLNAGCLPTCVVATLGSTSVSAIDPLRPIGEICHKYGIWLHVDAAWAGSALVLPEYRWMIDGIEFVDSFVFNPHKWLLTQFDCSAFYVRDRETLVRTFEILPEYLKTREGDQVINYRDWGVPLGRRFRALKLWFVLRAYGVEGLQAHIRRHIDFCQQLAQKMKQEKDFEIVAPHPLALLCFRYNPGGLTDEALDRLNAQLLEDINDSGQLYLTQTRVQGRYVLRFVSGSPYTEQRHIDDSWRLIQEKARFLSKM
- a CDS encoding chorismate mutase — its product is MNDRDMPDQQQLKAQLTAYRQSIDNIDAALVYMLAERFKITKKVGEYKAKYNLPPADKEREKRQIERLRRLAEEAHLDPDFSEKFLNFIIREVIRHHEQIREAEGE